The following coding sequences lie in one Treponema socranskii subsp. buccale genomic window:
- a CDS encoding FeoA family protein, whose amino-acid sequence MKTLRDVTVGETVTVKRLDGEGALKRRLMDMGFTNGCSVYIRKVAPLGDPVEVTIRGYELSVRKDDAECIEVE is encoded by the coding sequence ATGAAAACATTGCGGGATGTTACCGTCGGTGAAACGGTAACGGTCAAAAGGTTGGATGGGGAAGGTGCATTGAAACGCCGCCTCATGGATATGGGTTTTACCAACGGATGCAGTGTGTATATCCGTAAAGTCGCGCCGCTCGGCGATCCGGTCGAAGTGACGATCAGAGGATACGAGCTGAGCGTTCGCAAAGACGATGCCGAATGCATCGAAGTGGAATAA
- a CDS encoding FeoA family protein codes for MMPLSMCAIGEQCTVKKVGGTAEVKQRLNEIGFNVGTPVTVVSTTDGNIIVQVKESRIALNRAMANRIMV; via the coding sequence ATGATGCCTTTATCGATGTGTGCGATCGGTGAACAATGTACGGTAAAAAAGGTCGGCGGTACGGCGGAAGTCAAACAGCGTCTCAATGAAATCGGTTTCAATGTCGGTACTCCCGTAACCGTCGTCTCTACGACTGACGGAAATATTATCGTACAGGTAAAAGAATCTCGAATTGCATTAAACCGCGCGATGGCTAACCGCATTATGGTGTGA
- a CDS encoding phospho-N-acetylmuramoyl-pentapeptide-transferase, protein MIYYFGAYLQQFFGPARLLQSYTVLITLALYTGFIASMRLLPRFYARLPHDRGREFTLNAEASKGKPTGAGIVFITVFIVIAFLCTPLTVLQGGTLILTWIMMLTGFFDDKSTASWGEYRKALLDFIVSFAEALLLFYCTKSASIDGRVYFWLPFITHPVSVNVAVYVIVCTVMLWASINTTNCTDGVDGLSGTLVLIALITMGTIFYFVLGHVNIAEYLLVPHLPKGASWAVISFALAGSLMGYLWHNAYPSKVLMGDAGSRALGFFIGVCVMVSGNPFLILATSTIMSVNGGMGLLKVALLRFFHIRIFNDIRFPLHDEMRKKRGWSPTQVLIKFVIMQLLITVALIGIFFKVR, encoded by the coding sequence ATGATATATTATTTCGGTGCATATCTGCAGCAATTTTTCGGGCCGGCGCGGCTCCTCCAATCCTACACGGTACTCATAACGCTCGCGCTCTATACGGGCTTTATCGCTTCGATGCGTCTTTTGCCGCGTTTTTATGCGCGCTTGCCGCACGACAGAGGCAGGGAGTTTACGCTCAACGCAGAGGCTTCAAAAGGAAAGCCGACGGGCGCGGGCATCGTCTTTATCACGGTATTCATCGTCATCGCGTTTTTATGTACTCCGCTTACGGTTTTACAGGGCGGCACGCTTATACTCACATGGATTATGATGCTCACGGGATTTTTCGACGACAAAAGCACGGCGAGCTGGGGCGAATACCGCAAAGCGCTGCTCGACTTTATCGTAAGTTTTGCCGAAGCGCTGCTGCTTTTTTATTGCACCAAAAGCGCATCGATCGACGGACGTGTCTATTTTTGGCTGCCTTTCATCACGCATCCGGTTTCGGTGAACGTCGCCGTATACGTGATCGTGTGTACGGTCATGCTGTGGGCATCGATCAATACGACGAACTGCACCGACGGCGTAGACGGACTTTCGGGCACGCTCGTGCTCATCGCGCTCATCACGATGGGAACGATTTTTTACTTTGTGCTCGGACACGTCAATATAGCCGAATACCTGCTCGTCCCGCATTTGCCGAAAGGCGCAAGCTGGGCGGTCATAAGTTTTGCGCTCGCCGGCTCTCTTATGGGATACCTCTGGCACAACGCGTATCCGAGCAAAGTGCTCATGGGAGACGCCGGCAGCCGCGCGCTCGGTTTTTTTATCGGCGTATGCGTTATGGTCAGCGGCAATCCGTTTTTGATTTTGGCGACATCGACGATCATGTCGGTAAACGGCGGCATGGGATTATTGAAAGTCGCGCTGCTGCGTTTTTTTCACATACGCATATTCAACGACATCCGTTTTCCGCTGCACGACGAAATGCGCAAAAAGCGCGGATGGTCGCCGACGCAAGTGCTTATCAAATTCGTCATCATGCAGCTGCTCATAACGGTAGCGCTGATCGGCATATTCTTTAAAGTGCGCTGA
- a CDS encoding heavy-metal-associated domain-containing protein has product MAVNIIIGLIIAIGVVFGVRSVLRSASGKSCCSGGDSIVKIEPSDTDRSHYPYRAEAAVEGMTCKNCAQRVTNALNSLDGVWATVHFRRKAVTVLLKQKEAEAALIEAVSKAGYTMKDVHISAV; this is encoded by the coding sequence ATGGCGGTAAATATAATTATCGGTTTAATAATCGCAATCGGAGTCGTGTTTGGAGTACGCTCTGTTTTGCGAAGCGCTTCGGGAAAGAGCTGTTGTTCGGGAGGCGATTCCATCGTAAAAATAGAACCCTCCGACACCGATCGTTCGCATTATCCGTACCGTGCGGAAGCGGCGGTAGAAGGCATGACGTGTAAAAACTGCGCGCAGCGTGTTACGAATGCGTTAAACAGCCTCGACGGCGTATGGGCGACCGTACACTTCAGAAGAAAAGCGGTGACCGTTTTGCTCAAGCAAAAGGAAGCGGAAGCGGCGCTCATCGAGGCGGTTTCAAAAGCCGGCTATACGATGAAAGACGTGCACATTTCGGCAGTGTGA
- a CDS encoding FeoB-associated Cys-rich membrane protein yields the protein MIANIIAVLCIGVWGFFAVRAVVKTHHEAKITGNPGCLGCTGWCSSKGGCHEFSNVEKFLAEHAKK from the coding sequence ATGATTGCAAATATTATTGCAGTGCTTTGTATCGGTGTATGGGGATTCTTTGCGGTGCGTGCCGTCGTAAAAACCCATCACGAAGCGAAGATTACCGGTAATCCGGGTTGTCTCGGGTGTACGGGTTGGTGTTCGTCAAAAGGCGGCTGTCACGAATTTTCGAACGTGGAAAAATTTTTGGCGGAACACGCAAAGAAATAG
- a CDS encoding DUF3793 family protein, whose amino-acid sequence MSFEEAVIQCGAPALCGIKPSCLFSIRKEVYDAYKSKVKEWHSAFAGEGKYIVALPRPNAQVLFFVYDKNLLERQCGDCCIRRYLKEKAYPVESGFYAMLSELLHRLAGENGFPHEVGVFLGYPLEDVVQFEKTAGGNYRYAGFWKVYGDVHSARKRMERYKICSASCRELLKQGLSVPLAAKRYARAIR is encoded by the coding sequence ATGAGCTTTGAAGAGGCCGTCATACAGTGCGGTGCGCCCGCGCTGTGCGGCATTAAACCCTCGTGCCTTTTTTCGATACGGAAAGAAGTGTACGACGCGTACAAAAGCAAAGTGAAGGAATGGCACAGCGCTTTTGCCGGAGAGGGCAAATATATCGTCGCGCTTCCGCGCCCGAATGCGCAGGTACTGTTTTTCGTGTACGATAAAAACCTGCTCGAACGGCAGTGCGGCGATTGTTGTATACGGCGGTATCTGAAAGAAAAAGCGTATCCCGTCGAATCGGGATTTTATGCGATGCTTTCCGAGCTGCTGCATCGCCTTGCGGGGGAAAACGGTTTTCCTCACGAGGTCGGCGTCTTTCTCGGCTATCCGCTTGAAGACGTCGTGCAGTTTGAAAAAACTGCGGGCGGAAATTACCGATATGCGGGTTTTTGGAAAGTATACGGAGACGTGCATTCCGCGCGAAAGCGGATGGAACGGTATAAAATATGCAGCGCGAGCTGCCGTGAATTATTAAAGCAAGGATTATCCGTACCGCTTGCGGCGAAAAGATATGCGCGGGCGATACGTTAA
- the aroA gene encoding 3-phosphoshikimate 1-carboxyvinyltransferase encodes MDIVSSKRNLSGSITVPGSKSHTIRALLLAALADGTSHIFNPLPSADCLSASRAIPLIGADFHSADSVWTVSGAGKCAHLPDDVVDVGNSGSLLYFLSPIAATFSGWSVFTGDESIRKRPVSHVVDALKQLGCEAYVSRPGIDAPPLIIRGPISKRNVVTDGSLSQYVSGMMMAASRLDDTLDITLTNPKETPYLSMTRLWLEELGVKVSVSDDFKRICVKGGVTLPHFDETIPSDWEALAFPLVASLISDSEIIINNIDDSGSQGDDAIVDVLESVGADIERDRIRHTLTVRGGKCARSVKGEVPGRLSAEKLPRGELRVNISGFPDAICALAVAASFIEGTTIIEDVGVCRKKETDRVEVMKSELTKLGVEIEAEADYLVIHGHAPLKASGEKNDAFAIHGGTVETYGDHRAAMALSCFGFGLPEGEAITVKDAECSAVSFPDFIDAMNGIGAGFVV; translated from the coding sequence ATGGATATCGTGTCGAGTAAACGAAATCTGAGCGGATCGATCACCGTTCCCGGTTCGAAAAGCCATACGATACGCGCGCTTTTGCTTGCAGCCCTTGCAGACGGTACGTCGCATATTTTCAATCCGCTTCCGAGTGCCGACTGCCTGTCGGCGAGCCGTGCGATTCCGCTTATCGGCGCGGATTTTCATTCGGCCGATTCGGTGTGGACGGTTTCCGGCGCGGGGAAGTGCGCACATCTTCCCGACGATGTCGTCGATGTCGGAAACTCCGGATCGCTTTTGTATTTTTTATCGCCGATCGCGGCAACCTTTTCCGGTTGGAGCGTTTTTACCGGAGACGAATCCATTCGGAAGCGCCCCGTTTCCCACGTCGTCGATGCGCTCAAGCAGCTCGGCTGCGAAGCTTACGTTTCGCGTCCCGGTATCGACGCTCCTCCTCTCATCATCCGCGGGCCCATTTCAAAGCGGAACGTCGTCACCGACGGAAGCCTTTCGCAGTATGTGAGCGGCATGATGATGGCGGCTTCCCGCCTTGACGATACGCTTGATATTACGCTTACAAATCCTAAAGAGACGCCCTATCTTTCGATGACGCGCTTGTGGCTCGAAGAACTCGGCGTGAAGGTGAGCGTGTCGGACGATTTCAAACGCATTTGTGTAAAGGGAGGCGTCACGCTTCCGCATTTCGACGAAACGATTCCGTCGGATTGGGAAGCGCTCGCATTTCCTCTCGTCGCTTCTCTCATATCCGACAGCGAAATAATAATTAATAATATAGACGATTCGGGCAGTCAGGGCGACGACGCGATCGTGGATGTACTTGAGTCCGTCGGCGCGGACATCGAACGCGACCGCATCCGGCATACGCTTACCGTGCGCGGCGGAAAGTGTGCGCGTTCCGTAAAAGGAGAAGTGCCCGGCAGGTTATCGGCGGAAAAATTGCCGCGCGGAGAATTGCGCGTGAATATTTCCGGTTTTCCCGATGCGATCTGTGCGCTCGCCGTCGCCGCGTCGTTTATCGAAGGGACGACGATTATAGAAGACGTCGGCGTGTGCCGTAAAAAAGAAACCGACCGCGTCGAAGTGATGAAAAGCGAATTGACGAAACTCGGCGTCGAAATCGAAGCCGAAGCGGATTACCTTGTGATTCACGGACACGCGCCGCTTAAGGCATCCGGCGAAAAAAACGATGCGTTTGCGATTCACGGCGGTACGGTCGAAACATACGGCGATCACCGCGCTGCGATGGCGCTTTCGTGTTTCGGTTTCGGACTGCCCGAAGGAGAAGCGATTACCGTAAAAGACGCCGAGTGCTCGGCCGTTTCGTTTCCCGATTTTATCGATGCGATGAACGGCATCGGTGCGGGCTTCGTCGTATAA
- a CDS encoding flavodoxin, producing MTKAIVYASTTGNTEAMAQAIEKGAKSSGAAVIMKKADEASAADILKADVIILGSPAMGAEVLEDSMESFFASIEGSLSGKKVALFGSYDWGDGQWMRDWAARVKSAGGTMVNGEGLIAHLEPDADAIKACEDLGASA from the coding sequence ATGACAAAAGCGATCGTATATGCGAGTACGACGGGGAATACGGAAGCGATGGCTCAAGCGATCGAAAAAGGTGCGAAGAGTTCGGGAGCTGCCGTCATAATGAAAAAAGCGGATGAAGCGTCCGCGGCGGATATCTTAAAAGCAGATGTGATCATTCTCGGCAGCCCCGCGATGGGTGCGGAAGTCCTCGAAGACAGCATGGAATCGTTTTTCGCATCGATCGAAGGCAGTTTGAGCGGAAAAAAAGTCGCGCTCTTCGGTTCCTACGATTGGGGCGACGGGCAATGGATGCGCGACTGGGCAGCCCGCGTTAAAAGTGCGGGCGGTACGATGGTAAACGGCGAAGGCTTGATCGCTCACCTCGAGCCGGATGCGGATGCGATCAAAGCGTGCGAAGATCTCGGCGCGAGCGCATAA
- a CDS encoding S1 family peptidase, producing MKNTRKLYLALVVWTCAFVSVYAQTILESAVLQKVQAAVFEVVVEKPAEGNLTYEKKLPLERIPFAIRNDAYLPIGTAFLMNDGKFYSASHVFSLYKETLYTNYFLRGKDGKTWKISSVTKFATDRDFICFDAENFTADKNAGLSVAPDAALNSAVFSVGNALGEGIVIRNGVLTSRTPEQENGEWQWLRFSAAASPGNSGGPLVTEKGDVLGIIAMKSQNENLNYALPFAETKNVADNTGVVHIPFYYRLPTILTERFYHIFDEKLSLPQNLGSLRKEITTRYGNNTDKLVHDLSERFAPDAKEGFARAAGFAEMLSNSYMANFPYTIYLSEAGKWDYTKPKDISTHQLGDNGFVNFGAMLGYTFAYVVKPESIALKDLIASPKTYIDYILSASKITRNVAGEKIAITSLGDPCKSDRHIDRFSRTWLVNYWELPFVDYMAIAYALPMPDGVYVMLKFDSYGDVLNGHRQDMAFVADYAYPSYSAELKNWKEYLALSEAEAGKRDPVVESISLDYSKKHIALKTGSYSVDLPSSLLASSDDTTFALSIGYAFKDGKLVQEERTLSLSTNKRAENYRFLFISKQPKPDASALKNTTESWEQKRDGIAPYDGKPYDSEQYTFIDKIIYPKGVGYKTRSAADCVYILGGGLSGQGKKSEALRFIAATEKSVRLR from the coding sequence ATGAAAAACACACGAAAACTGTATCTTGCCCTTGTCGTTTGGACGTGCGCGTTTGTTTCGGTTTACGCGCAGACTATCTTGGAAAGCGCCGTTTTGCAAAAAGTGCAGGCGGCGGTATTTGAAGTCGTCGTCGAAAAACCGGCGGAGGGAAATCTCACATACGAAAAAAAACTTCCGCTTGAACGTATTCCGTTCGCGATCCGCAACGATGCATACTTGCCGATCGGTACGGCGTTTTTGATGAACGACGGAAAATTTTATTCGGCATCGCACGTATTTTCGCTGTACAAAGAAACGCTGTATACGAATTATTTTTTGCGCGGCAAAGACGGCAAAACGTGGAAAATTTCGTCGGTCACGAAATTTGCAACCGACCGTGATTTTATCTGCTTCGATGCGGAAAATTTCACCGCCGATAAAAACGCAGGTCTTTCCGTCGCGCCGGATGCCGCGCTGAACTCGGCGGTGTTTTCCGTCGGCAACGCGCTCGGTGAAGGCATCGTCATCAGAAACGGCGTGCTTACGAGCCGTACGCCCGAACAGGAAAACGGTGAGTGGCAGTGGCTCCGCTTTTCAGCGGCAGCGAGTCCGGGAAATTCCGGAGGCCCGCTTGTTACCGAAAAAGGCGATGTGCTCGGTATCATCGCGATGAAAAGTCAAAATGAAAATTTAAACTATGCGCTGCCTTTTGCGGAAACGAAAAACGTCGCCGACAACACGGGTGTCGTGCATATTCCCTTTTACTATCGGCTTCCGACGATTTTGACGGAACGCTTTTATCATATTTTCGATGAAAAGCTTTCGCTGCCGCAAAATCTCGGCTCGCTCCGCAAAGAGATCACGACGCGTTACGGAAACAATACCGATAAACTCGTGCACGATTTGAGTGAACGCTTTGCTCCCGATGCGAAAGAAGGTTTTGCCCGAGCAGCGGGCTTTGCGGAAATGCTTTCGAATTCGTATATGGCGAATTTTCCCTATACGATATATCTGTCGGAAGCGGGCAAATGGGATTACACGAAGCCGAAAGATATTTCGACGCATCAGCTCGGCGATAACGGCTTTGTAAATTTCGGCGCTATGCTCGGCTATACGTTCGCGTATGTCGTAAAGCCCGAATCGATCGCACTGAAAGACCTCATCGCCTCTCCGAAAACATATATCGATTATATCCTTTCCGCAAGCAAAATCACGCGGAACGTCGCCGGCGAAAAAATCGCAATCACTTCTCTCGGCGATCCGTGCAAATCCGACCGGCATATCGACCGTTTCAGCCGTACGTGGCTTGTCAACTATTGGGAGCTTCCGTTCGTCGATTATATGGCGATTGCGTATGCGCTCCCGATGCCCGACGGCGTCTACGTCATGCTCAAGTTCGATTCGTACGGCGACGTTTTAAACGGACATCGGCAGGATATGGCGTTCGTCGCCGATTATGCGTACCCGTCGTATTCGGCGGAATTGAAAAATTGGAAAGAATACCTTGCGCTTTCGGAAGCCGAAGCGGGAAAACGGGATCCCGTTGTCGAATCGATTTCGCTCGACTATTCCAAAAAGCACATCGCTCTTAAAACCGGCTCGTATTCCGTCGATCTGCCGTCTTCTCTTTTGGCGTCGTCCGACGACACGACGTTCGCTCTTTCGATCGGCTATGCATTCAAAGACGGAAAACTCGTGCAGGAAGAAAGAACGCTCAGTCTGTCTACGAATAAGCGCGCGGAAAATTATCGCTTTTTATTTATTTCCAAACAACCCAAGCCCGATGCAAGTGCGCTGAAAAATACGACTGAAAGCTGGGAGCAAAAGCGCGACGGTATTGCGCCGTATGACGGAAAACCCTACGACAGCGAACAATACACGTTTATCGATAAAATTATCTATCCGAAAGGCGTCGGCTATAAAACCAGAAGCGCTGCGGACTGCGTGTATATCCTCGGAGGAGGATTGAGCGGACAGGGGAAAAAGAGCGAAGCGCTGCGCTTTATCGCGGCGACGGAAAAGAGCGTCCGTTTGCGCTAA
- the feoB gene encoding ferrous iron transport protein B yields MATIKIALAGNPNCGKTTMFNSLTGANQYVGNWPGVTVEKKEGRMKGESDIIVTDLPGIYSLSPYTPEEVISRDYLAGNDPAAVLNLVDSTNIERNLYLTTQILELGKPVVIALNMIDVLKKSGDKIDTEKLSEALGCKIIETSALKGTGVKEAARAAAEAARNSKTIMPKQCFSANVEQAISKMEALVPSDIPAELKRWYAIKMIERDSVVLERLHLSAGDAAKAEEITKALEAEYNDDSESLITNERYEYITKMLKGCLKKSGNKLTTSDKIDKIVTNRWLGIPIFLAVMWVIYYISVTTVGTWMTDWTNDSFVAGIQGIVSGWMENAGANEVLTDCVVNGLIGGVGTILGFVPQMAVLFLLLSIVEDIGYMVRIAFVMDRVFRHFGLSGKSFIPLLISSGCGVPGIMASKTIENDNDRRLTIMTTTWVPCGAKLPVIALMGAVMVQHISGMNSAWLAPAMYAMGVACVLIAAIMLKKTKPFHGEAAPFVMELPQYHIPQPKTVLLHTWERLKGFMIKAGTILFLMCLVMWFLSSYGFGEDGFGLVDPAESMLAAVGNALRWIFIPLGFGGEVGGWQAAASAISGFVAKEGIVSTMGVLANVAEDSVEEADAVASAVATWFPTIPAAISYLVFNLLDSPCIAAISTMAQNLQSRKWFWFAVLFQNVFAYVISLCVYQYGMLFVTGAFGVGTVFAILFTIAILVMLFRPDPYKKQERMMKGRAFAAA; encoded by the coding sequence ATGGCAACAATTAAGATCGCGCTTGCAGGAAACCCGAACTGCGGCAAAACGACGATGTTCAATTCGCTGACGGGGGCGAACCAGTATGTCGGCAACTGGCCGGGAGTAACGGTAGAAAAAAAAGAAGGCCGAATGAAAGGCGAAAGCGATATTATCGTTACGGATTTACCCGGTATCTATTCGCTTTCTCCGTATACGCCGGAAGAAGTCATAAGCCGCGATTACCTTGCGGGAAACGATCCTGCGGCGGTTTTGAATCTCGTCGATTCGACGAACATCGAACGAAATTTATACTTAACGACGCAAATTCTCGAGCTCGGTAAGCCCGTCGTCATTGCGCTGAACATGATCGACGTGCTGAAAAAATCGGGCGATAAAATCGATACTGAAAAACTGAGCGAAGCGCTCGGCTGCAAGATAATCGAAACGTCCGCCTTGAAAGGTACGGGCGTCAAAGAAGCTGCCCGCGCTGCAGCGGAAGCGGCTCGCAACTCGAAGACGATTATGCCGAAACAGTGCTTTTCCGCGAACGTCGAACAGGCGATTTCAAAAATGGAAGCGCTTGTTCCTTCAGATATTCCTGCAGAACTCAAACGCTGGTATGCGATCAAGATGATCGAGCGCGATAGTGTTGTGCTGGAGCGTCTGCACCTTTCGGCGGGAGACGCCGCAAAAGCGGAAGAGATCACAAAAGCGCTTGAAGCGGAGTACAACGACGATTCCGAATCGCTCATCACGAACGAACGCTACGAATACATTACGAAGATGTTGAAAGGCTGCTTAAAGAAATCGGGCAATAAACTGACGACATCCGATAAGATCGATAAAATCGTAACGAACCGATGGCTCGGCATTCCGATTTTCCTTGCCGTCATGTGGGTTATTTATTATATTTCGGTGACGACGGTCGGTACGTGGATGACGGACTGGACGAACGATTCGTTTGTCGCGGGTATTCAGGGTATCGTTTCCGGCTGGATGGAAAATGCAGGCGCAAACGAAGTGCTCACCGACTGCGTCGTCAACGGTTTGATCGGCGGCGTCGGTACGATACTCGGTTTCGTACCGCAGATGGCCGTTCTGTTTTTGCTGCTTTCGATCGTTGAAGATATCGGTTATATGGTACGCATCGCGTTCGTCATGGACCGCGTGTTCAGACACTTCGGACTTTCGGGAAAAAGCTTTATTCCGCTGCTCATCTCTTCGGGCTGCGGCGTTCCCGGTATTATGGCGTCGAAGACGATCGAAAATGATAACGACCGTCGCTTGACGATTATGACGACGACGTGGGTGCCCTGCGGTGCAAAGCTTCCCGTCATCGCGCTCATGGGCGCGGTTATGGTGCAGCATATATCGGGAATGAACTCGGCGTGGCTTGCTCCGGCTATGTATGCAATGGGCGTCGCGTGCGTGCTCATCGCGGCTATTATGCTGAAAAAGACAAAGCCTTTCCACGGAGAAGCGGCACCCTTCGTTATGGAATTGCCGCAGTATCATATTCCGCAGCCGAAGACGGTGCTGCTCCATACGTGGGAACGTTTGAAAGGCTTTATGATCAAAGCGGGTACCATACTCTTCCTCATGTGCTTGGTCATGTGGTTCCTGTCGAGTTACGGTTTCGGAGAAGACGGCTTCGGTCTCGTCGATCCGGCGGAGTCCATGCTTGCCGCGGTCGGCAACGCCCTCCGCTGGATATTCATACCGCTCGGCTTCGGAGGCGAAGTCGGGGGCTGGCAGGCGGCCGCTTCGGCGATTTCCGGTTTCGTTGCGAAAGAAGGTATCGTCAGTACGATGGGCGTTCTCGCAAACGTCGCTGAAGACAGCGTTGAAGAAGCGGATGCGGTTGCAAGCGCAGTCGCTACGTGGTTCCCGACGATTCCCGCAGCAATCTCCTACTTGGTGTTCAACCTGCTCGACTCTCCGTGTATTGCGGCCATTTCGACGATGGCGCAAAACCTGCAGAGCAGAAAGTGGTTTTGGTTTGCGGTTCTGTTCCAAAACGTATTCGCATACGTCATTTCGCTCTGCGTCTACCAGTACGGTATGCTCTTTGTGACAGGTGCTTTCGGAGTCGGAACGGTGTTTGCGATTCTCTTTACGATTGCGATCCTCGTTATGTTGTTCCGGCCGGATCCTTATAAGAAGCAGGAACGCATGATGAAAGGGCGTGCGTTTGCCGCTGCGTAA